The Candidatus Cloacimonas sp. genome includes a window with the following:
- the cls gene encoding cardiolipin synthase, producing the protein MALLISLVLIASLTQIIVGGSIFHTFSKVTLRIINILFGISIVFIILIVVMENGSPATTMAWILVLIFLPVVGFILYLFFGRNWRKKRLFGRKGYADTQILLTYIQKRPIKIENDWQNDLTAKLNRLLENNSKASLTVNNTVTLYNDTVSAFNAMLQGISEAKQFVHLEYFSIYADETGYTLQKMLIRKALEGVEIRFIYDDVGCWMLKKEFKHELRNAGVEFVPFMPVWIPFLNSRLNYRNHRKLVIVDGRKAYLGGLNIGDKYLSKKRYFGYWRDSLAEIEGQAALALQAIFLADWNFVTGKNLMQEALLDKYLPPPQADKHRFLPMQIVANGPDSDYDSIMQLYFACITYAKSSIRISTPYLILNESLLSALKIAAISKVKVQILVPDKPDHFLVFWASRSYFQQLLEVGVEIWTYQKGFNHSKVLIIDEEVLLIGSANMDLRSFNQNFELAATIYDKTVCAEAIKQFEEDLNHSSKINPAVFKHRSMFQKTKESICRLVSPLL; encoded by the coding sequence ATGGCTTTACTGATTAGTTTGGTTTTAATTGCTTCGCTTACTCAGATAATTGTTGGTGGCTCAATATTTCATACTTTCAGTAAAGTAACTTTGCGGATTATCAATATTCTCTTCGGAATTTCCATTGTTTTCATTATTCTGATAGTGGTGATGGAAAATGGCTCTCCGGCAACTACTATGGCGTGGATCTTAGTGTTAATTTTTTTACCTGTCGTGGGTTTTATTTTGTATCTTTTTTTTGGTAGAAACTGGCGAAAAAAACGCTTATTTGGCAGAAAAGGTTATGCTGATACGCAAATTCTGCTCACTTATATTCAAAAACGCCCGATAAAAATTGAGAATGATTGGCAGAACGATTTAACTGCGAAATTGAACCGATTACTGGAAAATAACAGCAAGGCATCTTTAACCGTAAATAATACCGTAACTTTATATAACGATACAGTTTCAGCATTTAACGCAATGCTACAGGGAATAAGTGAAGCCAAACAATTCGTGCATTTGGAATACTTTTCCATCTATGCGGATGAAACAGGTTACACTTTGCAAAAAATGCTTATCCGGAAAGCGCTGGAAGGTGTTGAAATTCGTTTCATATATGATGATGTGGGATGCTGGATGCTGAAAAAGGAATTTAAACACGAATTGCGTAATGCAGGTGTGGAATTTGTTCCTTTTATGCCTGTTTGGATTCCCTTTCTAAACAGTCGCTTAAATTATCGTAATCATCGTAAACTGGTAATTGTAGATGGCAGAAAGGCATATTTAGGCGGTTTGAACATTGGCGATAAGTATTTAAGTAAAAAACGCTATTTTGGCTACTGGCGAGATTCTTTGGCGGAAATTGAAGGTCAGGCAGCTCTTGCTTTACAGGCAATTTTTTTAGCGGACTGGAATTTTGTAACCGGTAAGAATTTAATGCAGGAAGCGTTACTGGATAAATATCTTCCTCCCCCACAGGCAGATAAGCACAGATTTTTGCCGATGCAAATTGTGGCTAACGGACCCGATAGCGATTATGATAGTATTATGCAACTATATTTTGCCTGCATTACTTATGCTAAAAGCAGCATTCGTATTTCCACTCCCTATTTAATCCTGAATGAAAGTTTGCTGTCCGCGTTGAAAATAGCCGCTATCAGCAAAGTGAAAGTGCAAATTTTGGTGCCGGATAAACCAGACCACTTTCTGGTTTTTTGGGCTTCCCGCAGTTATTTTCAACAACTCTTGGAGGTGGGAGTGGAAATTTGGACCTATCAAAAGGGATTTAATCATTCCAAGGTCTTGATTATTGATGAAGAAGTATTGCTAATTGGAAGCGCTAATATGGATTTAAGAAGTTTTAACCAAAATTTTGAATTGGCTGCTACAATATATGATAAAACAGTTTGTGCTGAAGCGATAAAGCAGTTTGAGGAAGACCTGAATCACAGTAGTAAAATTAACCCGGCGGTTTTCAAACACCGCAGTATGTTTCAAAAGACCAAAGAATCCATCTGTCGTTTGGTTTCACCCTTATTATAG
- a CDS encoding PD-(D/E)XK nuclease family protein, with translation MKFLHYPLSENLDTIVRELAKPDSILVFPTLSAAKKAQKDFLAKWDLSWRRFFSMEELRSALILPEQPLLTDDKRLLCLYLVMDESERQNFNIYSYSDIVDWGRRFFDFWEELGEECVSLEELQEKVNSGTFFMQEWQSIYLQKIITIRSNYYKYISALGFSDAIFCLKPANITVPWQGLNFYYINQYYYSALEKQQLKAIEKAGNNVTLVTHGWEIQGDLDNWKEQEFSLAESWNSLPQKPVIKMIETDNETQMALAFLSWNLEQTCQNCAIIDSSFHLKSYSHYFPAEHFAKPNNYSFCEGKIYKMLAAIYAGIQAVKASSGFLPLKILANFISEDWFCFYFYDESCNLEPAEYMEQLRLELSFLINRDYLYVDCAMFGTEKKQFLGLLVEEYYRLINAFSQVGRVAELCSLLDSPQGLLLDKLLEDNEKQLTDIIPVFWERMANFTATETLGLISSWQQIFTEESIGLNLLDLLLNFLKTAKISYSRKEILSPEWEISNLLDTRNRSFSTVAFLQMIEGKVPSSPTPVWLFNEAQRAKLGLKTFDDIRNWERYYFFRLLLCSERAVCFSYENQEFAIIPSSFLGELKDLLQNDETAKFQKRKVTVSLPEVYNFELKCEPIPRLEDSEYCAVNKDMDDDFFIIPSDPVADFTTNNICFTASALIQFLKNPFLWYVENKSKIYLQNWEAAETISYKLFGNIMHTYFSTTLAELSGIHESWNCLDDLFGNSEKLEKQLKSVIASDKMKYQIPKNYNADFLGEILAKKLAQSLFFFYNDWLKKKVEGRRFKLIPETEEQTKEEKLCKPLSSFQLGNRDYILSLRGKADLRIELENKALIVDFKTGSHDYRQLCVYEWCYYLLDEVLPPDAVSSIFWNILDPTDRTEGVNEEKRNKLKQQILEKITDCLENGYSTITKTTDRQRLKNITRADLIGKKGGDK, from the coding sequence ATGAAATTCCTTCACTACCCGTTATCCGAAAATCTGGATACAATAGTTCGGGAACTTGCTAAACCTGATTCTATTCTTGTTTTTCCAACTTTAAGCGCGGCAAAAAAAGCGCAAAAAGATTTTTTAGCAAAGTGGGACCTTTCCTGGCGTCGTTTTTTCAGTATGGAAGAATTGCGCTCGGCTCTAATTTTGCCTGAACAGCCATTGCTTACTGATGATAAACGCTTACTTTGTCTTTATCTGGTGATGGATGAAAGCGAACGGCAAAATTTCAATATCTATAGTTACAGTGATATAGTTGATTGGGGAAGGCGTTTTTTTGATTTTTGGGAAGAACTGGGTGAGGAATGTGTTTCCCTTGAGGAATTGCAGGAAAAGGTAAATTCCGGAACCTTCTTTATGCAGGAATGGCAGAGTATTTATTTGCAAAAGATAATAACTATCCGCAGCAACTATTATAAATACATCTCCGCTTTAGGTTTCAGCGATGCTATTTTTTGTTTGAAGCCAGCTAATATTACAGTTCCCTGGCAGGGCTTAAACTTCTATTATATAAATCAATACTATTACAGTGCTTTGGAAAAGCAACAACTGAAAGCAATTGAAAAAGCAGGCAATAATGTTACCCTCGTTACTCACGGTTGGGAAATTCAAGGAGACCTGGATAACTGGAAAGAACAAGAGTTTTCGTTAGCAGAATCCTGGAACTCCTTACCGCAAAAACCTGTTATTAAAATGATAGAAACCGATAACGAAACACAAATGGCTTTGGCTTTTCTTTCCTGGAATCTGGAGCAGACCTGCCAAAATTGCGCGATTATTGACAGCAGCTTTCACTTAAAAAGTTACAGTCATTACTTCCCCGCAGAACATTTTGCTAAGCCGAATAACTATTCCTTCTGCGAAGGAAAGATATATAAAATGCTCGCTGCAATTTATGCCGGAATACAAGCTGTTAAAGCAAGCAGCGGCTTTCTACCTTTGAAGATATTGGCAAATTTCATTTCCGAGGACTGGTTTTGCTTTTATTTTTATGATGAGAGCTGCAATTTGGAACCCGCGGAATATATGGAACAATTACGCCTGGAGCTTAGCTTTTTAATTAACCGGGATTATCTTTATGTAGATTGTGCAATGTTTGGCACGGAGAAGAAACAGTTTCTGGGGTTGCTGGTGGAAGAATATTACCGTTTAATAAATGCTTTTAGCCAGGTGGGCAGGGTTGCAGAACTCTGCTCTTTGTTGGATAGTCCCCAGGGTTTACTATTGGATAAACTACTGGAAGATAACGAAAAGCAACTCACGGATATAATTCCTGTCTTCTGGGAACGGATGGCAAATTTCACTGCAACCGAAACCCTGGGCTTAATTAGTTCCTGGCAGCAAATTTTTACTGAGGAAAGTATTGGCTTAAATCTGCTGGATTTGCTTTTGAACTTTCTGAAGACAGCTAAAATAAGCTATAGTAGAAAAGAAATCTTATCTCCCGAATGGGAAATAAGCAATTTACTGGATACGCGTAATCGTAGTTTTTCCACCGTTGCTTTTTTGCAAATGATTGAAGGCAAAGTTCCTTCCAGTCCAACTCCCGTTTGGTTATTCAATGAAGCACAAAGAGCTAAATTGGGCTTGAAAACCTTTGATGATATAAGAAACTGGGAACGCTACTATTTCTTCCGTTTGCTTCTGTGTTCTGAACGGGCAGTTTGTTTCAGCTATGAAAATCAGGAATTTGCAATCATTCCCAGTTCCTTTTTAGGAGAACTGAAAGACCTGTTGCAAAATGACGAAACAGCTAAATTTCAAAAACGCAAAGTGACTGTTTCCCTGCCTGAGGTTTATAACTTTGAACTGAAGTGCGAACCAATTCCCCGGCTGGAAGATAGTGAATACTGTGCTGTAAATAAAGATATGGATGACGATTTCTTTATTATCCCTTCCGATCCTGTAGCAGATTTCACTACCAATAATATTTGTTTTACTGCGTCCGCGCTTATCCAGTTTCTTAAAAATCCCTTCCTTTGGTATGTGGAAAATAAAAGCAAAATCTATCTTCAGAATTGGGAAGCAGCTGAAACAATAAGCTATAAACTCTTCGGCAACATAATGCATACCTATTTTTCCACTACTTTGGCAGAGCTTAGCGGAATTCACGAAAGCTGGAACTGCCTGGATGATCTTTTCGGTAATAGCGAAAAACTGGAAAAACAATTAAAAAGCGTTATTGCTTCCGATAAGATGAAATACCAAATCCCGAAAAACTATAATGCCGATTTCCTGGGAGAAATTCTGGCAAAAAAACTGGCTCAGTCACTTTTCTTTTTCTATAATGACTGGCTGAAAAAAAAGGTGGAAGGAAGACGCTTCAAACTTATTCCGGAAACAGAAGAACAAACCAAAGAAGAAAAACTATGTAAACCACTGTCTTCTTTTCAATTGGGAAATAGGGATTATATTCTTTCCCTGCGCGGAAAAGCTGACCTTAGGATTGAGCTGGAAAATAAAGCTCTGATTGTGGACTTCAAAACCGGTAGTCATGACTACCGTCAGCTTTGTGTTTATGAATGGTGCTATTATCTCTTGGATGAGGTCTTGCCTCCGGATGCGGTTTCTTCCATCTTTTGGAATATTCTGGACCCCACGGATAGAACAGAAGGAGTGAATGAAGAAAAACGCAATAAGCTGAAACAACAAATATTGGAGAAAATTACAGATTGCCTGGAAAATGGCTATAGCACAATTACTAAGACAACAGATAGACAGCGCCTGAAAAATATTACCCGGGCAGATTTAATAGGTAAAAAAGGAGGTGACAAATGA